From the genome of Psychrilyobacter atlanticus DSM 19335, one region includes:
- a CDS encoding ACT domain-containing protein, with protein sequence MVNESREFFIVDKRILPNSIQNVIKVNEIVQKEGISKYEAIKRVGISRSTYYKYKDFIKPFFESGKDTVFNINMALHDEPGTLSRILDVIASSGVNILTITQNIPIDGIARVTLALKTSADTLRNIETMLEKITEQTGVSEIRIIGNN encoded by the coding sequence ATGGTAAACGAATCAAGAGAATTTTTTATAGTAGATAAGAGAATCTTACCTAATTCAATTCAAAATGTAATTAAGGTAAATGAAATAGTTCAAAAAGAAGGAATTTCAAAGTATGAAGCGATAAAAAGAGTTGGAATAAGTAGAAGTACATATTATAAGTATAAGGATTTTATTAAACCTTTCTTTGAAAGTGGAAAAGATACTGTATTTAATATAAATATGGCACTTCATGATGAACCTGGAACTTTATCTAGAATCTTAGATGTAATAGCAAGTTCAGGGGTAAACATTCTTACAATAACTCAAAACATACCTATTGATGGGATTGCAAGGGTAACGTTAGCACTTAAAACTAGTGCAGATACACTAAGAAATATAGAGACTATGTTGGAAAAAATAACTGAACAAACAGGTGTCAGTGAGATAAGAATAATAGGGAATAACTAG
- the accB gene encoding acetyl-CoA carboxylase biotin carboxyl carrier protein has protein sequence MKIDVKAIKELSENIEKYGLEEITLESEGTKISLKREIEKEVVTQVAAEPRVVAAAPKKVKKAKAKEVETKNHDSIKSPMVGTFYGAPSPDADTFVKEGQIVEVGDILCIVEAMKLMNEVKAEKKCRIVKSLLTDGAPVTKGADLFLVEEV, from the coding sequence ATGAAAATAGACGTTAAAGCTATAAAGGAATTATCTGAAAATATAGAGAAATACGGATTAGAGGAAATAACTTTAGAGAGTGAAGGAACTAAAATCTCTCTAAAAAGAGAAATCGAAAAAGAGGTTGTAACACAAGTGGCGGCTGAGCCTAGAGTTGTGGCAGCAGCTCCTAAAAAGGTTAAAAAAGCGAAAGCAAAAGAGGTAGAAACAAAGAATCATGATTCTATTAAATCACCTATGGTAGGAACATTTTATGGTGCGCCATCTCCAGATGCAGACACATTTGTAAAAGAAGGGCAAATTGTAGAAGTTGGAGATATCCTATGTATCGTAGAAGCTATGAAGCTTATGAATGAAGTAAAGGCAGAAAAAAAATGTAGAATAGTGAAATCACTTTTAACTGATGGAGCACCTGTAACTAAGGGAGCCGACCTATTCTTAGTAGAAGAAGTATAA
- the rimO gene encoding 30S ribosomal protein S12 methylthiotransferase RimO codes for MKLAVITLGCSKNLVDTEHYLGILVNKRGFELTTEVEDADLCIINTCGFIGDAKEESITTILGVAEHKRSGKLKKIIVAGCLAERYADELLAEMPEVDAIIGTGDVDKIEEVIDEILADNRVVRSESLDFLANAQTERIITTFPHTAYLKIAEGCNRRCTYCIIPSLRGNLRSRTIEDIIVEAKNLVANGVREINLLAQETTEYGLDLYKKKALPDLMRELAKIEGLKWIRTYYMFPNSVTDELIEVMKIEEKVCNYFDIPIQHVADSMLQGMKRAISGDASKELLRKIRREIPDATFRTSLIVGFPGETEDDFQELKEFVEEFKFDYIGVFKYSREEDTVAFDMENQVDEDVKHRRWVELTNLQAEIAEAKNRSFLGEEIEVMIDGISEESEYMLEGRTRGQALEIDGKVLTNDGTAKPGEIVKVKVEQNFNYDLLGPIVTNEIN; via the coding sequence ATGAAATTAGCAGTTATAACTTTAGGTTGTAGTAAAAACCTAGTAGACACAGAACATTATTTAGGAATATTAGTAAATAAAAGAGGATTTGAATTAACTACAGAGGTAGAAGACGCAGATCTATGTATCATAAATACTTGTGGATTTATTGGTGATGCCAAAGAGGAGTCTATTACGACTATATTAGGCGTAGCAGAACACAAAAGAAGTGGGAAATTAAAGAAGATAATTGTAGCTGGATGTTTAGCAGAAAGATATGCAGATGAATTATTAGCAGAGATGCCAGAAGTAGATGCTATCATAGGAACTGGTGACGTAGATAAGATAGAGGAAGTAATAGATGAAATTTTAGCAGATAATAGAGTTGTTAGAAGTGAATCTTTAGATTTCTTAGCTAATGCCCAAACTGAAAGAATAATCACAACTTTCCCTCATACTGCATATTTAAAAATAGCAGAAGGATGTAACAGAAGATGTACTTACTGTATCATACCTAGTTTACGTGGAAACCTTCGTAGTAGAACTATTGAAGATATCATAGTGGAAGCTAAAAACTTAGTAGCTAATGGTGTAAGAGAGATAAACTTATTAGCCCAGGAAACAACAGAATATGGATTGGATCTATATAAGAAAAAAGCTCTACCTGATCTAATGAGAGAATTAGCTAAGATAGAAGGGTTAAAATGGATTAGAACTTATTATATGTTCCCTAATTCAGTAACTGATGAACTTATAGAGGTTATGAAAATAGAAGAAAAAGTATGTAATTATTTTGATATCCCTATTCAGCATGTGGCCGACTCTATGTTACAAGGGATGAAGAGAGCAATATCTGGAGATGCTTCTAAAGAATTATTACGTAAGATCAGAAGAGAAATTCCTGATGCAACATTTAGAACATCTCTAATCGTTGGATTCCCTGGTGAAACAGAAGATGATTTCCAAGAATTAAAAGAATTTGTAGAAGAGTTTAAATTTGATTATATTGGTGTATTTAAATACTCAAGAGAGGAAGATACGGTAGCCTTTGATATGGAAAACCAAGTAGATGAAGATGTGAAACATAGAAGATGGGTAGAACTTACTAATCTTCAAGCTGAGATTGCAGAAGCAAAGAATAGATCTTTCTTAGGTGAAGAGATAGAAGTAATGATAGATGGTATATCAGAAGAGTCTGAATATATGTTAGAAGGAAGAACAAGAGGACAAGCTTTAGAGATAGACGGTAAAGTTTTAACTAATGATGGGACTGCTAAACCAGGAGAAATAGTGAAAGTAAAAGTAGAACAAAACTTTAACTATGACCTGTTAGGACCTATAGTAACAAATGAAATTAACTAA
- the pgsA gene encoding CDP-diacylglycerol--glycerol-3-phosphate 3-phosphatidyltransferase, which yields MNMPNKLTMARMILAVPFIYFLGISDGDGGFVYRMIALGLFMVASITDFLDGYIARKNNMITDFGKLMDPLADKILVISALVVFVEVGYLPSWISIVVLAREFLISGIRSLAAANGEVIPAGNLGKYKTTTQMVGIIMIMILGATEIELLGIHLNIWIMLPSVILTIWSGWDYSVKAKHYFMNME from the coding sequence ATGAATATGCCTAATAAACTAACCATGGCGAGAATGATTTTGGCGGTTCCATTTATTTATTTTTTAGGAATATCTGATGGAGATGGTGGGTTTGTATATAGAATGATAGCTTTAGGATTGTTTATGGTAGCGTCTATTACAGATTTTTTAGATGGATATATAGCTAGAAAGAATAATATGATCACAGATTTTGGGAAATTGATGGATCCCTTAGCAGATAAAATATTAGTTATATCAGCATTGGTAGTTTTTGTAGAAGTAGGTTATCTACCTTCGTGGATATCTATAGTTGTTTTAGCACGGGAATTTCTGATCAGTGGGATCAGATCATTGGCAGCAGCTAATGGAGAAGTTATTCCAGCTGGAAACTTAGGTAAATACAAAACAACTACTCAAATGGTCGGAATAATAATGATAATGATCTTAGGAGCAACTGAGATTGAACTATTAGGGATACATTTAAATATTTGGATAATGTTACCTTCTGTAATTTTGACTATATGGTCAGGATGGGATTATTCAGTAAAAGCAAAACATTATTTTATGAACATGGAATAA
- a CDS encoding YggT family protein: MFLIYRVVNYAVEILKILILLRIILSWIAPRSRNEFIELIHTVTEPILRPFRIMIPLGGARLDLSPILAYYVLGLAKYLIFRILSMIS, from the coding sequence ATGTTTTTGATATATAGAGTAGTAAATTATGCAGTAGAGATATTAAAAATTTTAATTTTATTGAGAATCATATTATCGTGGATTGCTCCTCGTAGCAGGAATGAATTTATTGAATTAATTCATACAGTTACAGAACCAATCTTGAGACCATTTAGAATAATGATTCCTTTAGGTGGTGCCAGATTAGATCTATCACCAATCTTGGCATACTATGTGCTGGGTCTTGCAAAGTATTTGATCTTTAGAATATTGAGTATGATCTCTTAG
- the rsmH gene encoding 16S rRNA (cytosine(1402)-N(4))-methyltransferase RsmH, producing MHKEIECEYHIPVLYEETLDNLVTNTDGIYVDGTLGGGGHSEGIVKRLSEKGVLISIDQDQNAIDFAGKRLEKYGDKVKIFKSNFQEMDSVVYMAGYDKVDGIMMDIGVSSKQLDDPERGFSYKYNTRLDMRMDKNMPISAYEIINNYEEEEISRIIYEYGEERYARKIAKYIVHNREEKAIETTGDLVAVIKKAIKGHPKKHPAKKTFQAIRIEVNKELDVLKNVIDKAVDLLKPGGRLAIITFHSLEDRIVKQKFKELSTDCLCPSHLLVCQCNHKATVKRVTRKPIIPNTDELEFNNRAHSSKLRVVEKL from the coding sequence ATGCATAAAGAGATAGAGTGTGAGTACCATATACCGGTGTTGTATGAAGAGACTTTAGATAACTTAGTTACCAATACAGATGGGATATATGTAGATGGAACACTAGGTGGAGGAGGTCATTCAGAAGGAATAGTGAAGAGACTTTCAGAAAAAGGTGTATTGATCTCTATAGATCAGGATCAAAATGCCATTGATTTTGCAGGAAAAAGATTGGAAAAGTATGGCGATAAAGTAAAAATATTTAAATCTAACTTCCAGGAGATGGATAGCGTAGTATATATGGCAGGATATGACAAAGTAGATGGAATAATGATGGATATAGGAGTTTCTTCTAAACAATTAGACGATCCTGAAAGAGGGTTTTCATATAAATATAATACCCGTTTAGATATGAGAATGGATAAAAATATGCCTATTTCAGCTTACGAAATTATAAATAACTATGAAGAAGAGGAAATCTCAAGAATCATATATGAGTATGGTGAAGAAAGATATGCTAGAAAGATAGCGAAATATATAGTTCATAACAGAGAAGAAAAAGCGATAGAAACTACTGGAGATTTGGTGGCAGTAATAAAAAAAGCTATTAAAGGGCATCCTAAGAAACATCCAGCTAAAAAAACTTTCCAGGCCATAAGGATAGAAGTTAATAAAGAATTAGATGTACTTAAAAATGTAATTGATAAAGCGGTAGACCTTTTAAAACCAGGAGGAAGGTTAGCTATAATTACCTTTCATTCGTTAGAAGATAGAATAGTGAAGCAAAAATTTAAAGAATTGTCTACAGATTGTCTCTGCCCGTCGCATCTATTGGTTTGCCAGTGTAATCATAAAGCTACGGTAAAGCGTGTAACTAGAAAACCTATCATTCCTAATACAGATGAGCTGGAATTTAATAACAGAGCACATTCGTCTAAATTGAGAGTAGTAGAAAAGTTATGA
- the rlmD gene encoding 23S rRNA (uracil(1939)-C(5))-methyltransferase RlmD — protein MKKGNIVEVKIDKIIFGGEGLGYYGDLAVFVPMSVPGDVLEIEIISFKKTYARGLIKKIITPGIDRAAGNKISFEDHHGCDFAMLKYNEQLKYKKLMVEDVLSRVGKVDLDKIEILDTVGAEDQFNYRNKVIEPFARKNGKVISGFFKKKSHEVFEVEENILQSKLSNEIISRIKELLNEAKLSVYNEKAHKGILRHIMVRTTSFNEAMVVLIIKGKVDSKIEGVLNTLYNENDKVKSVYVSINNKRTNFALGEQNIHLLGERYIKEELYGIQFNISPTSFFQINIEQTKKLYEKAISYFDDIKNKNIVDAYSGTGTIAMILSKDANKVYAIEMVESATRAALKTSIENKIENIEFINGKAEEKLVELIETGNQIDSIIFDPPRKGIAQNILEKLSETKIKEVVYISCNPSTFARDTEILGKIGYKLNKVCPVDMFPNTSHIEVVGKFSKN, from the coding sequence TTGAAAAAAGGAAATATAGTAGAGGTTAAAATAGATAAGATAATTTTCGGAGGAGAAGGATTAGGATATTATGGCGATTTAGCTGTTTTTGTACCTATGTCTGTTCCTGGAGATGTTTTAGAAATTGAAATAATTTCATTCAAAAAAACCTATGCAAGAGGTCTTATAAAAAAGATAATAACACCTGGAATAGATAGAGCGGCAGGAAATAAAATAAGTTTTGAAGATCATCATGGATGTGACTTTGCAATGCTTAAATACAATGAGCAGTTAAAGTATAAAAAACTCATGGTAGAAGATGTGCTTTCTAGAGTAGGAAAAGTAGATCTAGATAAAATAGAAATATTAGATACTGTAGGGGCAGAAGATCAATTTAATTATAGAAATAAAGTAATTGAACCATTTGCACGTAAAAATGGAAAGGTAATATCAGGATTCTTTAAAAAGAAATCACATGAAGTATTTGAAGTGGAAGAAAATATCCTTCAATCTAAGCTTTCAAATGAAATTATATCTAGAATCAAAGAACTTCTAAATGAAGCTAAATTAAGTGTATATAATGAGAAAGCCCATAAGGGGATATTGAGACATATAATGGTTAGAACCACTTCATTTAATGAGGCTATGGTTGTACTTATCATCAAAGGAAAGGTAGATTCAAAGATAGAAGGTGTTCTAAATACTTTATATAATGAAAACGACAAGGTCAAGTCTGTTTACGTTTCTATCAATAATAAAAGAACAAACTTTGCTTTAGGTGAACAAAATATCCACCTATTAGGAGAAAGATATATAAAGGAAGAGTTGTACGGGATTCAGTTTAACATATCTCCTACATCATTTTTTCAAATCAATATAGAGCAGACTAAAAAGCTGTATGAAAAAGCTATCTCTTATTTTGATGATATAAAAAATAAAAATATAGTGGATGCTTATTCAGGAACAGGAACTATAGCTATGATTCTGTCAAAGGATGCAAACAAAGTGTATGCTATAGAGATGGTAGAATCAGCTACAAGAGCTGCCTTAAAAACAAGTATAGAAAACAAGATAGAAAACATAGAGTTTATAAATGGTAAAGCTGAGGAAAAATTAGTTGAACTGATAGAAACAGGAAATCAAATAGATTCAATAATATTTGACCCTCCGAGAAAAGGAATAGCACAGAATATATTGGAAAAATTATCTGAAACAAAGATAAAAGAAGTTGTATATATATCTTGTAATCCTTCAACATTTGCGAGAGACACAGAAATATTAGGGAAAATTGGATATAAATTGAACAAAGTTTGTCCAGTGGATATGTTTCCTAATACTAGTCACATTGAGGTAGTAGGAAAATTTTCAAAGAATTAA
- the plsY gene encoding glycerol-3-phosphate 1-O-acyltransferase PlsY, giving the protein MEVKLIIFLIIAYFMGSIPTGVVIGKKFKGIDIREHGSKNTGATNAYRVLGLQYGIIVLLSDALKGYLPVFLASLAGLVGWQLILVGLVTIVGHTLSIFLKFKGGKGVATSLGVFIYLVPNIVLILLVVFLLIAFSTKYVSLASVSAAGLFPILVLFMPVREGLGKWNMFGFALVIALFVIFKHRSNIQRLLHGNENKFGAKK; this is encoded by the coding sequence ATGGAAGTTAAATTAATAATTTTTTTAATAATAGCTTATTTTATGGGATCTATTCCAACAGGTGTAGTTATAGGAAAAAAGTTTAAAGGGATAGATATCAGGGAACACGGAAGTAAAAATACTGGTGCAACCAATGCCTATAGAGTGCTGGGATTGCAGTATGGTATAATTGTTCTTTTGTCAGATGCTCTAAAGGGATATCTACCGGTTTTTCTAGCTAGTTTAGCTGGGCTGGTTGGATGGCAGCTTATCTTGGTAGGATTGGTAACAATAGTTGGTCATACCCTGTCTATATTTTTAAAGTTTAAAGGTGGAAAAGGTGTTGCTACCAGTTTAGGAGTATTTATATACTTAGTTCCAAATATAGTTTTAATATTACTTGTAGTATTTTTATTGATTGCATTTTCAACTAAATATGTATCTCTGGCTTCTGTATCAGCAGCGGGATTATTTCCGATATTGGTGCTTTTTATGCCTGTAAGAGAAGGTTTAGGAAAATGGAATATGTTTGGATTTGCCCTTGTAATAGCTTTATTTGTAATATTTAAGCATAGAAGCAATATTCAAAGACTCCTTCATGGGAATGAAAATAAATTTGGAGCTAAAAAATAA
- a CDS encoding NAD(P)H-dependent glycerol-3-phosphate dehydrogenase, whose amino-acid sequence MGRIVVMGAGSWGTALARIMASKGNEVTLWDYNEERAELLQKNRVNEKFLSNAEFPETLQVTSKIEGLLDGVEYLIMSVPSQVLRSVMGKISNQLTEKTIIVNTAKGIEISTGMRLSQVIKDEILGKFHKNIVILSGPTHAEEVAKNLPSTIVAAGESECAKKIQELFNTESFRVYESNDIIGVELGGAVKNGIAIAAGVADGIGFGDNTKAALITRGLAEMVRFGEALGAKAETFSGLSGMGDLIVTCASTHSRNRHVGQKLGEGKKLQEILDEMEMVAEGVPTVKAVYELAQKKKVSMPILEGVYKVLYEDKLATEMVKELMTRDLKREF is encoded by the coding sequence ATGGGAAGAATTGTAGTGATGGGAGCAGGCTCTTGGGGGACAGCTCTTGCTAGGATTATGGCGTCGAAGGGAAATGAGGTTACTCTATGGGATTACAACGAAGAGAGAGCAGAATTATTACAGAAAAATAGGGTAAATGAAAAGTTTTTATCTAATGCTGAATTTCCAGAGACTTTGCAGGTGACATCTAAGATAGAAGGATTATTAGATGGAGTAGAATACCTTATCATGTCTGTGCCGTCTCAAGTGCTGAGAAGTGTTATGGGCAAAATTAGTAATCAACTGACGGAAAAAACAATTATTGTTAATACTGCTAAGGGGATAGAGATATCTACAGGGATGAGATTATCCCAGGTGATCAAGGATGAAATATTGGGGAAATTCCATAAGAATATTGTTATTCTATCTGGCCCTACCCATGCAGAGGAAGTAGCTAAAAATCTTCCATCTACAATAGTAGCTGCCGGGGAATCTGAATGTGCTAAAAAAATTCAAGAATTATTTAATACAGAAAGTTTTAGAGTATATGAAAGTAATGATATTATCGGAGTAGAACTAGGCGGTGCTGTAAAAAATGGTATTGCAATAGCTGCAGGAGTCGCTGATGGTATAGGTTTTGGAGACAATACAAAGGCGGCACTTATAACTAGAGGCTTAGCAGAAATGGTAAGATTTGGAGAAGCTCTAGGTGCTAAAGCTGAGACTTTTTCAGGGCTTAGCGGGATGGGAGACCTGATAGTGACCTGTGCTAGTACCCACAGTAGAAACAGACATGTGGGACAAAAATTAGGTGAAGGAAAGAAATTACAAGAGATCTTAGATGAGATGGAAATGGTGGCTGAAGGAGTACCGACTGTGAAAGCTGTCTACGAATTAGCTCAAAAGAAGAAGGTGTCAATGCCAATATTAGAAGGTGTCTACAAGGTATTATATGAAGATAAATTAGCAACTGAAATGGTTAAAGAATTGATGACTAGAGACTTAAAGAGAGAATTTTAA
- a CDS encoding sigma-70 family RNA polymerase sigma factor translates to MERTKDLVSLYLKDIRQYEILTKEEELKLLIAAKNGCEESKEKLILSNLRLVVNVAKKYTRKGLGLIDLISEGNFGLIHAIKKFDVEKGFRFSTYAVWWIKQSITKSIISKGREIRIPSYKYDMLNKINKYIMNHVMETSKYPDFNEISKGLGIPEDKIQKVMLEFQDLMSLNASIGEDIFLEDTISQPEEQSLENQVLREIGKEEITKMLDALKPREKEIVKLRYGIDGYDIHTLEEIGKTFNITRERVRQIEKKTLLKLKTRFSEELKPYLFK, encoded by the coding sequence ATGGAGAGAACAAAAGATTTAGTATCTTTATATTTAAAAGATATTAGGCAGTATGAAATTTTGACAAAGGAAGAGGAATTAAAACTACTTATAGCAGCCAAAAATGGTTGTGAGGAATCTAAGGAGAAATTAATTTTATCTAATTTACGGTTGGTAGTAAATGTGGCTAAAAAATATACCAGAAAAGGATTGGGTTTAATAGATCTAATTAGTGAAGGTAATTTTGGGCTTATTCATGCTATTAAAAAATTTGATGTGGAAAAAGGATTTAGATTTTCAACTTATGCAGTTTGGTGGATTAAACAATCTATAACTAAGTCTATTATTAGTAAGGGTCGTGAGATAAGGATACCATCTTATAAATATGATATGTTGAATAAGATAAATAAATATATTATGAATCATGTGATGGAAACCAGTAAATACCCTGATTTTAATGAAATATCAAAGGGTTTAGGCATACCAGAGGACAAGATCCAAAAAGTAATGTTAGAATTTCAAGATCTGATGTCTTTAAACGCATCCATAGGAGAGGATATCTTCTTAGAAGATACCATAAGTCAGCCTGAGGAACAGTCCCTTGAAAACCAAGTTTTAAGAGAGATAGGTAAGGAAGAGATCACTAAGATGTTAGATGCTCTAAAGCCTCGTGAAAAAGAGATAGTGAAGTTAAGGTATGGGATAGATGGATATGATATTCATACTTTAGAAGAGATTGGTAAGACATTTAATATTACTAGAGAAAGAGTTAGACAGATTGAGAAAAAAACCTTATTAAAACTTAAAACAAGGTTTAGCGAAGAATTGAAGCCTTATTTATTTAAATAA
- the dnaN gene encoding DNA polymerase III subunit beta, producing the protein MKIKVNKQEFLKTLRTVSKAITDNKIRPIISGVYMEANDSTVILKGTNLELTVTSKMEGEVIEGGNLVFSHQLVEEYLKEINDTEVTLSIDKETLLIETEDSSSEFSVFDASEYPKIRGFQGGKEYKLPIELFVNLMEKSKFAASQTTDNISINCLRMELESGMLKLISTDTYRLVYITEQVDLEGELKVSIPLKSVEAIIKILASKKVEDITFAYEGNQVKFMVGATEILTRVIDLPFPDYDGILNATGYTKEVLIDSAEFKNVLKRVQIFVRNNAESKNSGIFEFKGDLLEVSGISEIAKINETIEMKKDGEDLKISLNVKFLLDYLSFIEKGKNVLLSLSTSCGAVELTIENEKNFKYLVMPLALKD; encoded by the coding sequence TTGAAAATAAAAGTAAATAAACAAGAATTTTTAAAGACTTTAAGGACAGTGAGTAAGGCGATCACTGATAATAAAATAAGACCTATTATCTCAGGTGTATACATGGAGGCCAATGACTCCACTGTAATTCTAAAGGGAACAAATTTAGAATTAACAGTTACATCTAAGATGGAAGGAGAAGTAATCGAGGGTGGAAACCTAGTATTTTCTCATCAATTAGTAGAGGAATATTTAAAAGAAATTAATGATACAGAGGTGACTCTTAGTATAGATAAAGAAACTCTTTTGATTGAAACTGAAGATTCATCTTCTGAATTTTCTGTTTTTGATGCTTCTGAATATCCAAAAATCAGGGGATTCCAAGGTGGAAAAGAGTATAAATTACCCATAGAACTTTTTGTAAACTTAATGGAAAAATCAAAATTCGCTGCGTCTCAAACTACAGATAATATATCTATAAATTGCTTGAGGATGGAATTAGAAAGTGGAATGTTGAAATTAATCTCAACAGATACTTACAGGTTGGTTTATATAACTGAACAAGTGGATTTAGAGGGCGAATTAAAGGTTAGTATCCCACTGAAGAGTGTGGAAGCTATAATCAAAATCTTAGCTTCGAAAAAAGTTGAAGATATCACCTTTGCATATGAAGGGAACCAAGTTAAATTTATGGTAGGAGCAACTGAAATATTAACTAGAGTTATTGATCTGCCATTTCCAGACTATGATGGGATATTAAATGCAACAGGATATACCAAAGAAGTTTTAATAGATTCAGCTGAATTTAAAAATGTTCTTAAGAGGGTGCAAATATTTGTTAGAAATAATGCAGAATCTAAAAATAGTGGAATATTTGAATTTAAAGGTGACCTATTAGAAGTGAGCGGGATATCTGAGATCGCTAAGATCAACGAAACTATAGAGATGAAAAAAGATGGAGAAGATTTGAAAATTTCTCTAAATGTAAAGTTTTTATTGGATTATCTTTCTTTTATAGAGAAGGGGAAAAATGTTCTCTTGAGTCTTTCTACATCTTGTGGTGCTGTAGAGTTAACGATAGAGAATGAAAAGAATTTTAAATATTTAGTGATGCCTTTAGCATTAAAAGATTAA
- a CDS encoding DUF116 domain-containing protein has translation MLKIVILRWIYLIFYLLVIIARKFSKEEIENSKISKIFIRFNNGVVLKRCKDVPANRVSILLPHCIQNYECPLKVTSRVENCKECGKCKVGNILELQRKYGVKAKIATGGTLARKFLKETKPKLVIAVACERDLVAGIYDAFPMSVYGVFNKKINGPCFNTDLSIQEIESVLEKLR, from the coding sequence ATGTTGAAAATAGTTATTTTAAGGTGGATATATCTCATATTTTACCTTCTAGTGATCATAGCTAGAAAATTTTCCAAAGAGGAGATTGAAAATAGTAAGATCTCTAAGATATTTATTCGTTTTAATAACGGTGTTGTATTAAAACGATGCAAGGATGTACCTGCAAACAGGGTATCGATCTTACTCCCCCATTGTATTCAAAATTATGAATGCCCGTTGAAGGTGACATCTAGGGTAGAAAATTGTAAGGAATGTGGGAAGTGTAAAGTGGGGAATATCCTGGAATTACAGAGAAAATATGGAGTGAAAGCTAAGATTGCTACCGGTGGGACACTAGCTCGGAAGTTTTTAAAGGAAACAAAACCAAAACTTGTAATAGCTGTAGCCTGTGAAAGAGATTTGGTAGCTGGAATCTATGATGCTTTTCCAATGTCTGTATACGGTGTGTTTAACAAAAAAATAAATGGGCCATGTTTTAATACCGATCTTTCAATTCAAGAGATTGAAAGTGTACTAGAAAAATTAAGATAG